Proteins encoded within one genomic window of Prauserella marina:
- a CDS encoding S8 family peptidase — protein sequence MRAGRAWRSALVTSCVTVLAMAVVVPASAAERRGPLQVAPVSATLAEVLAAAEGDTGTPVTVMVHGGSLAEAERAVRQSGMATLTTFRKIGVVAANGTAEQVAAVRAADGVTFVENNDAIELFAGSGTVATRSREARETLTDAVGQPLDGRGVSIAVIDTGVDPGHPALRDVDGNGRVVANLKSLCVLGSGTECVTRVPNVVDTDTLSVGGHGTHVTGIAAGADYSLGDGVRVGGSAPGSKVVSISTGAALLVLGSDSALNWVLENHAAPCGEGVSAEQCPPVKVINNSYGPSGGGEFDPRSATVKLQRALASEGVVTVWANGNDGGDGSANLSNPAGQVPTPGVLSVASYNDNGTGTRNGTVSEFSSRGSAADSGSWPDISAPGESIRSACRPYLVICSTGLAPVNGPGPLDVGTYNVISGTSMAAPQVAGVVAQLFQANPGATPAQIEDVLKSTAYKYADGAPYAPAGPHTSSFDKGTGLVDTVAAARALGAGR from the coding sequence ATGCGCGCAGGCAGGGCGTGGCGATCGGCATTGGTCACCTCGTGCGTCACCGTTCTGGCGATGGCCGTCGTCGTGCCCGCGAGCGCGGCGGAACGAAGAGGACCGCTACAGGTGGCTCCGGTGTCCGCGACGCTGGCCGAGGTGCTTGCCGCTGCCGAGGGCGACACCGGCACTCCGGTCACCGTGATGGTGCACGGCGGCAGCCTCGCTGAGGCTGAGCGGGCGGTGCGGCAATCGGGGATGGCCACGCTCACCACGTTCCGCAAGATCGGTGTCGTCGCCGCGAACGGAACCGCGGAGCAGGTCGCCGCGGTGAGGGCCGCTGACGGCGTGACCTTCGTCGAGAACAACGACGCCATCGAACTGTTCGCGGGAAGCGGCACCGTCGCCACGCGCAGCAGGGAGGCGAGGGAAACCCTCACCGACGCGGTGGGACAACCGCTCGACGGGAGAGGTGTCAGCATCGCGGTGATCGACACCGGCGTCGATCCCGGTCACCCGGCGCTGCGCGACGTCGACGGCAACGGAAGGGTCGTCGCCAACCTCAAGAGCCTGTGCGTGCTCGGCTCGGGAACGGAATGTGTCACCAGGGTGCCGAACGTCGTCGACACCGACACGCTGTCCGTCGGCGGCCACGGCACGCATGTCACGGGGATCGCGGCCGGTGCCGACTATTCGCTCGGTGACGGCGTGAGGGTCGGCGGATCGGCGCCGGGTTCGAAGGTCGTCTCCATCTCGACCGGAGCGGCCTTGCTCGTTCTGGGTTCCGATTCCGCGCTGAACTGGGTGCTGGAAAACCACGCCGCCCCCTGCGGTGAAGGGGTGTCGGCGGAGCAGTGCCCGCCGGTCAAGGTGATCAACAATTCGTACGGGCCGAGCGGGGGAGGCGAGTTCGACCCGAGGTCGGCCACCGTGAAACTCCAGCGAGCGCTCGCCTCCGAAGGCGTCGTCACCGTGTGGGCCAACGGCAATGACGGTGGCGACGGCTCGGCGAACCTCTCCAACCCCGCGGGCCAGGTTCCGACCCCGGGAGTGTTGTCGGTGGCCTCCTACAACGACAACGGCACGGGGACGAGGAATGGCACCGTGTCGGAGTTTTCCTCGCGTGGCTCCGCCGCCGACTCGGGAAGCTGGCCGGACATCTCGGCGCCGGGGGAGAGCATTCGCTCCGCGTGCAGGCCCTACCTGGTGATCTGCTCGACCGGGCTGGCTCCGGTGAACGGGCCCGGTCCGCTCGACGTCGGGACCTACAACGTGATCAGCGGTACCTCCATGGCCGCTCCGCAGGTCGCCGGAGTCGTCGCGCAACTCTTCCAGGCGAACCCGGGCGCCACGCCAGCCCAGATCGAGGACGTCCTCAAGTCGACCGCGTACAAATACGCGGACGGCGCGCCATACGCACCGGCAGGGCCCCACACGTCGAGTTTCGACAAGGGCACCGGCCTGGTCGACACGGTCGCGGCGGCCCGCGCACTCGGCGCAGGACGGTGA
- a CDS encoding DUF3145 domain-containing protein, protein MSTRGVVYVHSSPSAVCPHVEWAISGTLGGRVELRWTAQPAAPGQLRAECDWRAPTGTGSKLAAALKAWPMVRFEVTEEASPGVDGQRFCHAPGLGLWHARTSANGDIVVGEDQLRALASNSRAGEQFAHKLDELLGASWDEALEPFRHAGDGAPVTWLHQVG, encoded by the coding sequence GTGAGCACTCGTGGCGTGGTGTACGTCCACTCGTCGCCGTCTGCGGTATGCCCGCACGTCGAGTGGGCGATTTCGGGCACCCTGGGTGGCCGAGTCGAGCTCAGGTGGACGGCGCAGCCCGCCGCACCCGGGCAACTTCGTGCTGAGTGCGACTGGCGCGCTCCTACTGGCACGGGGAGCAAACTGGCCGCCGCCCTCAAGGCGTGGCCCATGGTCCGGTTCGAGGTCACCGAGGAAGCCAGCCCCGGCGTCGACGGACAGCGGTTCTGTCATGCCCCCGGCCTCGGACTCTGGCACGCGCGTACCAGCGCCAACGGCGACATCGTCGTTGGTGAGGACCAGCTCCGCGCGCTCGCCTCGAACAGCAGGGCAGGCGAGCAGTTCGCCCACAAACTGGACGAACTGCTCGGTGCGAGCTGGGACGAGGCGCTGGAGCCGTTCCGGCACGCCGGTGACGGCGCGCCGGTGACCTGGCTGCACCAGGTGGGCTGA
- a CDS encoding acyl-CoA carboxylase subunit beta: MTALATTSEHILPDLDPREPGVRVGALLDPDTARPLRPGDSSGVYTARGRISGAKVIVYCTDATRMGGAMSVAGCRHIVAAIETAVRERCPVIGLWHSGGARLTEGVSALDAVGQVFAAMIRASGKVPQISVVLGPAAGGAAYGPALTDVVVMAPAGRVFVTGPDVVRSVTGEEIDQEGLGGPDAHGTRSGVVHIVADSEADAYARARRVTELLAKPGFFDPHTVGDTTDPRSLLPDRARRAYDIKPVVSRILDPGSFEEFQPRWAPNMVTGLGRLGGRTIGVLANNPLRKGGCLDSQSAEKAARFVRTCDSFGVPLLVLVDVPGYLPGVGQEWGGVVRRGAKLLHAFGEAVVPRVTLVLRKSFGGAYIAMNAHCLGATAVFAWPEAEVAVMGASAAVDVLHRRKLAAAAPGEREALREKLIADQERTAGGVGRAMSIGVVDDIIEPRHTRRILAETLAAAPSGRGAHGNIPL, translated from the coding sequence ATGACGGCACTGGCCACCACCTCAGAGCACATCCTCCCCGATCTCGATCCACGCGAGCCCGGTGTCCGGGTCGGCGCACTGCTCGACCCGGACACCGCGCGACCGTTGCGGCCCGGCGATTCCAGCGGCGTCTACACCGCACGGGGCCGGATATCCGGCGCGAAGGTCATCGTCTACTGCACCGACGCCACCAGGATGGGCGGCGCGATGAGCGTCGCCGGGTGCAGGCACATCGTCGCGGCCATCGAGACGGCGGTCAGGGAACGTTGTCCCGTCATCGGCTTGTGGCATTCCGGCGGCGCGCGGCTCACCGAAGGCGTCTCCGCGCTCGACGCCGTCGGCCAGGTGTTCGCCGCGATGATCAGGGCATCCGGCAAGGTTCCGCAGATTTCGGTGGTACTCGGCCCCGCCGCGGGCGGCGCCGCCTACGGTCCAGCGCTGACCGACGTCGTCGTCATGGCGCCGGCGGGCAGGGTGTTCGTCACCGGGCCCGACGTCGTCCGCAGCGTCACTGGCGAGGAGATCGACCAGGAGGGCCTTGGCGGCCCTGACGCGCACGGCACGCGGTCGGGGGTCGTGCACATCGTCGCCGATTCGGAAGCCGACGCCTACGCGCGGGCGAGGAGGGTGACGGAACTGCTGGCCAAGCCCGGCTTCTTCGACCCTCACACGGTCGGCGACACGACGGATCCGCGTTCGCTCCTTCCCGACCGCGCGCGCAGGGCCTACGACATCAAACCGGTCGTCAGCCGCATCCTCGATCCGGGTTCGTTCGAGGAATTCCAGCCACGGTGGGCCCCGAACATGGTGACCGGGCTGGGCAGGCTCGGCGGGCGCACGATCGGGGTGCTGGCCAACAACCCGTTGCGCAAGGGCGGCTGCCTCGATTCGCAGTCGGCCGAGAAGGCGGCCCGGTTCGTCAGGACCTGCGACTCGTTCGGCGTGCCGTTGCTCGTACTGGTCGACGTGCCGGGCTATCTGCCCGGCGTGGGCCAGGAATGGGGTGGCGTCGTGCGCAGGGGCGCCAAGTTGCTGCACGCGTTCGGGGAGGCTGTCGTACCGCGCGTGACGCTAGTGCTGCGCAAGTCCTTCGGCGGGGCCTACATCGCGATGAACGCGCACTGTCTCGGCGCGACGGCGGTGTTCGCGTGGCCTGAGGCGGAGGTCGCGGTGATGGGGGCCTCGGCGGCCGTCGACGTGCTGCACCGCAGGAAACTCGCCGCGGCTGCGCCCGGCGAGCGGGAAGCGTTGCGGGAGAAGCTGATCGCCGACCAGGAACGCACCGCGGGCGGTGTGGGAAGGGCGATGTCCATCGGCGTCGTCGACGACATCATCGAGCCGAGGCACACCAGGCGGATACTCGCCGAAACGCTGGCTGCCGCACCCTCCGGGAGGGGCGCGCACGGCAACATCCCGTTGTGA